A single Lactuca sativa cultivar Salinas chromosome 8, Lsat_Salinas_v11, whole genome shotgun sequence DNA region contains:
- the LOC111917571 gene encoding patellin-6 has product MEQETKSEKKMKKSLIASLMESGASPLRPPPFKEDTYHHQNLKPSEKKALADLKDMLHSTSNFQESMWGIPLTMTSESEKSDVILLKFLRAREFKVQETFNMLLKCLSWRKDFGTDFIVDEDLGFKELEGVVAYMNGFDREGHPVCYNAYGIFKNHEMYDKIFGDDEKLQKFLRWRVQVLERGIKMLQFKPGGVNSIIQVTDLKDMPKRELRVASNHILSLFQDNYPEMVACKIFINVPWYFSMLYSIFSPFLTQRTRSKFVISKEGNVAETLYKYIRPEDIPVQYGGLSRPGELTSGPVKPASEFTVKGGERVNIQIEGIEGGASIAWDLVVGGWDLEYSAEFVPNDVGSYTIAVEKTRKMTVTDKAVHNSFTAKEAGKLILSINNTASSKRKVAAYRYLVQKSVV; this is encoded by the exons ATGGAGCAAGAAACTAAATCTgaaaagaagatgaagaaaagcTTAATTGCATCGCTAATGGAGTCCGGCGCCTCCCCCCTCCGCCCTCCGCCGTTCAAGGAAGACACCTACCACCACCAGAATCTCAAACCCTCAGAAAAGAAAGCACTCGCAGACCTCAAAGACATGCTCCATTCCACCTCCAATTTCCAAGAATCCATGTGGGGAATCCCTCTCACCATGACATCGGAATCAGAAAAGTCCGACGTCATACTGTTGAAATTCCTCAGGGCAAGAGAATTCAAGGTCCAAGAGACGTTCAACATGCTCCTCAAGTGTCTTTCATGGCGAAAAGACTTCGGAACCGACTTCATTGTTGAtgaagatttagggtttaaagAACTCGAAGGCGTCGTCGCTTACATGAACGGATTCGACAGAGAAGGCCACCCCGTGTGCTACAACGCTTATGGCATCTTCAAAAACCATGAAATGTACGACAAAATCTTCGGAGACGACGAAAAATTACAGAAGTTTCTTCGATGGAGAGTTCAAGTTCTTGAAAGGggaatcaagatgcttcaattcAAGCCTGGAGGTGTTAATTCAATCATTCAAGTCACCGATCTTAAAGATATGCCCAAAAGAGAGCTTCGTGTTGCTTCAAATCACATCCTCTCTCTCTTCCAAGATAATTACCCAGAAATGGTTGCTTGTAAG ATATTCATCAATGTTCCATGGTACTTCAGCATGTTATACTCAATTTTCAGTCCATTCTTGACTCAAAGGACAAGGAGTAAATTTGTCATCTCGAAAGAAGGAAATGTTGCAGAAACACTTTACAA GTACATAAGGCCTGAAGATATACCAGTGCAATACGGTGGACTGAGTCGACCCGGTGAGTTGACGAGTGGCCCTGTCAAACCAGCTTCCGAGTTCACAGTCAAAGGTGGTGAAAGAGTCAATATTCAGATTGAGGGCATTGAG GGTGGTGCAAGCATAGCTTGGGATTTGGTGGTTGGAGGTTGGGATTTGGAATACAGTGCGGAGTTTGTCCCGAATGATGTTGGAAGCTACACGATCGCAGTGGAGAAAACTAGAAAGATGACAGTGACAGATAAAGCAGTGCACAACTCTTTTACTGCAAAAGAAGCCGGGAAATTAATTTTGTCAATCAATAACACGGCTTCTTCGAAAAGGAAAGTGGCCGCCTATCGTTATCTTGTTCAAAAATCTGTTGTATGA